From the genome of Triticum aestivum cultivar Chinese Spring chromosome 3B, IWGSC CS RefSeq v2.1, whole genome shotgun sequence, one region includes:
- the LOC123072640 gene encoding uncharacterized protein: MEREPTSSTEAVARGSGNSMEGVRLTGKVMELQIGVAAATMMQVQLVPKALGKQGGVINILDDDEEEIQMNIREALRDPNVSRRVDRRIGKGSVGDVRVSVGKKSITAYFDKQLCSNKVCSPRSVVLWILILEMHLA; encoded by the exons ATGGAGCGCGAGCCGACCAGTTCAACGGAGGCAGTAGCACGGGGCAGCGGCAACAGCATGGAGGGTGTCCGCTTGACTGGGAAG GTGATGGAACTGCAAATAGGAGTGGCAGCTGCAACCATGATGCAAGTGCAATTGGTTCCCAAAGCTCTTGGAAAG CAAGGAGGGGTGATTAACATacttgatgatgatgaagaagaaattCAGATGAATATTCGAGAGGCATTGCGTGACCCGAATGTCTCCCGCAGAGTTGATAGGAGGATTGGCAAGGGGAGTGTGGGTGACGTGCGAGTTTCTGTTGGCAAAAAGAGTATCACCGCATATTTTGACAAGCAATTATGCAGCAACAAAGTATGCAGCCCAAGATCAGTAGTGCTTTGGATCCTAATTCTAGAGATGCACTTGGCCTAG